A window of Verrucomicrobiia bacterium contains these coding sequences:
- a CDS encoding alpha/beta hydrolase yields the protein MPTLHAAPGQPIKLWSGKVPGDKDTVGEEKDMTKPAENKVGGKPVIRLGNVSEPTITFYPAPKVNNTGTAVLVCPGGGYSILAYDLEGSEVCEWLNSIGVNAVLVKYRVPKRPGTDRHGPPLQDVQRAFGLVRSKASEWGIDAKRVGILGFSAGGHLSAVACNNYEQRTYEKVDAADEQSCRPDFAVLIYPAYLTVKEQGDKVAPELPVSAKTPPTFLAMTGDDGVRVESALFYYLALKNAKVPAEMHLYPKGGHGYGLRPSDNTVSSWPKRVEEWMGASGLLKAK from the coding sequence AGGACACTGTCGGCGAAGAAAAAGACATGACAAAGCCCGCGGAAAACAAAGTGGGCGGTAAACCGGTCATCCGTTTGGGCAATGTATCCGAACCGACAATCACATTTTATCCCGCGCCCAAAGTGAATAACACGGGCACGGCTGTGCTGGTGTGTCCGGGAGGGGGGTACAGCATTCTCGCCTATGATCTGGAAGGCTCAGAAGTGTGCGAATGGCTGAACTCCATAGGTGTGAATGCAGTATTGGTTAAGTACCGTGTTCCGAAGCGTCCGGGAACGGACCGGCACGGGCCGCCGTTGCAGGATGTGCAACGCGCCTTCGGCCTCGTGCGCAGCAAGGCTTCTGAGTGGGGGATTGATGCGAAGCGCGTCGGTATTTTGGGTTTCTCAGCAGGCGGACACCTCTCCGCGGTTGCGTGCAACAATTACGAACAACGCACCTATGAAAAAGTGGATGCGGCGGATGAGCAAAGTTGCCGCCCGGACTTCGCTGTCCTCATCTATCCCGCCTACCTCACGGTGAAAGAGCAGGGAGATAAGGTCGCACCTGAGCTTCCTGTGAGTGCCAAGACTCCGCCGACCTTTCTCGCGATGACGGGTGATGATGGTGTGCGTGTCGAGTCTGCCTTGTTCTACTATCTTGCCTTGAAGAACGCCAAGGTGCCCGCCGAGATGCACCTGTACCCGAAAGGTGGCCACGGCTATGGCCTGCGTCCTTCCGATAACACCGTTTCCTCTTGGCCGAAGCGTGTAGAAGAGTGGATGGGTGCGAGCGGATTGTTGAAAGCCAAATAA
- a CDS encoding DUF433 domain-containing protein: MLDWNECPAVERVADKVSGAWVFKNTRVPVHALFENLEEGASVNDFLEWFPGVSKAQVLAVLEHADRSLMVSQP; this comes from the coding sequence ATGCTCGACTGGAATGAATGTCCTGCTGTAGAACGCGTGGCCGACAAGGTCAGCGGTGCGTGGGTTTTCAAAAATACCCGCGTTCCCGTTCATGCCTTGTTTGAGAACTTGGAAGAAGGCGCGAGTGTAAACGATTTTCTGGAATGGTTCCCGGGCGTTTCCAAAGCACAGGTCTTGGCTGTCTTGGAGCATGCTGACCGCAGTCTTATGGTAAGCCAGCCTTGA
- a CDS encoding Lrp/AsnC family transcriptional regulator gives MTVASVPVNVADPINAKILAVSEDQIQGFQRDPLGEIARLSGVELPVVIERIRAMLEAGTIRRVRQTLLATNLAEGALVAWEVPNEKLDAAFDYLFQQDPFSGHVVTRSTDTVSTGSSYRLWTTLKVPQGYSIHKHCEWLLKKIGGQHFRVMPAKRLFALGVGHVRRRGMEPGSKADVPADATEVAIVTLNDHEWRILEALKREFEPNELVTNIWDARAEEAGVSLEEFARTAEDLNKRKVIGRFSTFLEHVKTLATGEQVTRYNALFHWAVPAGREMEAGREVGRHHIMTHAYWREGGPEFKNVNVMGVAHGTDKKLVLAHKAAIDAHLESIGIQVLYTNVFWGGRSEIKPSEISPFAYRKWCTDNGINADEMRA, from the coding sequence ATGACCGTTGCCAGTGTTCCCGTAAATGTGGCTGACCCGATCAACGCGAAGATTCTCGCAGTTTCGGAAGATCAGATCCAAGGCTTCCAGCGTGATCCGCTGGGCGAGATCGCCCGCCTCTCCGGCGTGGAACTGCCTGTCGTCATCGAGCGCATCCGCGCGATGCTCGAAGCAGGCACCATCCGCCGTGTACGCCAGACCCTCCTCGCCACGAATCTCGCTGAAGGCGCGCTCGTCGCGTGGGAAGTGCCGAATGAGAAGCTGGATGCGGCGTTCGATTATCTTTTCCAGCAAGACCCTTTCTCCGGTCACGTCGTCACCCGCTCCACCGACACGGTCAGCACGGGTTCCTCCTACCGTCTCTGGACCACGCTGAAAGTTCCGCAAGGTTACTCCATCCACAAGCATTGCGAGTGGTTGCTGAAGAAGATCGGCGGCCAACACTTCCGCGTGATGCCCGCCAAGCGACTCTTCGCCCTCGGCGTCGGCCATGTGCGCCGTCGCGGCATGGAACCGGGCAGCAAAGCCGATGTGCCAGCAGATGCCACTGAGGTCGCTATCGTCACGTTGAACGATCACGAATGGCGCATCCTCGAAGCCCTCAAGCGCGAGTTCGAGCCGAACGAACTGGTCACCAATATTTGGGACGCCCGCGCAGAGGAAGCTGGTGTGTCCTTGGAAGAATTCGCGCGCACCGCCGAAGACCTGAACAAGCGCAAAGTCATCGGCCGCTTCTCCACCTTCCTCGAGCACGTGAAGACGCTTGCCACGGGCGAACAGGTCACGCGCTACAACGCCCTCTTCCATTGGGCTGTTCCGGCTGGACGCGAAATGGAAGCAGGCCGCGAAGTGGGCCGTCACCACATCATGACCCACGCCTACTGGCGCGAAGGCGGTCCGGAATTCAAGAACGTGAACGTCATGGGCGTGGCCCATGGCACGGACAAGAAACTCGTCCTCGCACACAAGGCTGCTATCGATGCCCACCTCGAAAGCATCGGCATACAGGTGCTCTACACGAATGTTTTCTGGGGTGGCCGCAGCGAGATCAAACCCAGCGAGATCTCCCCATTCGCTTATCGCAAATGGTGCACAGACAACGGCATCAATGCAGATGAGATGCGGGCATAA